A genome region from Oenanthe melanoleuca isolate GR-GAL-2019-014 chromosome 2, OMel1.0, whole genome shotgun sequence includes the following:
- the RALA gene encoding ras-related protein Ral-A: protein MAANKPKGQNSLALHKVIMVGSGGVGKSALTLQFMYDEFVEDYEPTKADSYRKKVVLDGEEVQIDILDTAGQEDYAAIRDNYFRSGEGFLCVFSITELESFAATADFREQILRVKEDENVPFLLVGNKSDLEDKRQVSVEEAKNRADQWNVNYVETSAKTRANVDKVFFDLMREIRARKMEDSKEKNGKKKRKSLAKRIRERCCIL, encoded by the exons ATGGCAGCAAATAAACCTAAAGGACAGAATTCATTGGCTTTACACAAAGTCATCATGGTGGGAAGCGGTGGTGTTGGAAAATCTGCTTTAACACTACAGTTTATGTATGATGAG tttgtTGAAGACTATGAGCCCACCAAAGCAGATAGCTACAGGAAAAAGGTGGTTCTGGATGGGGAAGAAGTCCAAATTGATATATTGGatacagcagggcaggaggactATGCTGCAATTAGAGACAACTACTTCCGAAGTGGAGAAGGTTTTCTTTGCGTCTTCTCTATTACAGAGCTGGAATCCTTTGCAGCAACTGCAGACTTCAG ggaGCAAATCTTAAGAGtaaaagaagatgaaaatgttCCGTTTTTGCTAGTTGGTAATAAATCGGATTTGGAAGATAAAAGGCAAGTTTCTGTAGAGGAAGCAAAAAACAGAGCTGATCAGTGGAATGTTAATTATGTGGAAACTTCTGCAAAAACACGAGCTAATGTTGACAAG gtgttttttgATTTAATGAGAGAAATTAGAGCCAGAAAAATGgaagacagcaaagaaaagaatgggaagaagaaaagaaaaagcctaGCTAAGAGGATCAGAGAAAGATGTTGCATTTTATAA